The Deltaproteobacteria bacterium DNA segment CTGGGTTGCGGATTTCCCCATGAGTTTCGCCGCCAGGCGGTCCGTCGCGTCACGGTGGTCGCCCGGGACCTGGGTCCCGTAAGTGTTCACGGTCACGTTGATGGAACTGTGTCCGGCCTGCTGCATGATGTAGGTCAGGTTCTCACCCGCCTTTATCATCCATGAACAGTACGAGTGCCGCAGCGCGTGGAACTTGACGTGCCGGATCCCCGCTTTCTTGATGCTCAGGTCGAGGATCTTCCGCATCCCGTCGCCCTTCAGGCGCTCCCCACCGGTGCTCTTGGCGGGGAAGTAGTACCTGCGGGGGAATACCCACTCCATCATCGGTTTCCCGCTTGCAAGGGCTTCCTCGGCCACTCTGCGCCGATGATCCGCCAGTACCTCGATGAGGTATTCCGCTAGGTCGATCCGGCGGGGGTGCCCGTTCTTCGGGGTGCCGAGGTATCCCTTCCAGTCGTTTCGCTGGACCACGAGGAACTTTCCCCGCCAGTCAATGTCGCCCCATTGTAGAGCGATGATTTCCCCCTGCCTCATGCCTGTCATCATCGTCAGGAGGAGGGCAGGGTACA contains these protein-coding regions:
- a CDS encoding site-specific integrase gives rise to the protein EKKIGEAEFQIKAPPPVPTLGAYSEQFMAGYAAAKLKPSTQYGYKRGLKDHILPAFGKRILTDITRKDIKDFIYAKTADGYAPRSVLGMVHKMSAIFEDAIEDGIVKVNPTRRPGKHVRIPKMGEGMDFLTQEEGGAVLNAARAHFPKMYPALLLTMMTGMRQGEIIALQWGDIDWRGKFLVVQRNDWKGYLGTPKNGHPRRIDLAEYLIEVLADHRRRVAEEALASGKPMMEWVFPRRYYFPAKSTGGERLKGDGMRKILDLSIKKAGIRHVKFHALRHSYCSWMIKAGENLTYIMQQAGHSSINVTVNTYGTQVPGDHRDATDRLAAKLMGKSATQAQPAISVSCKLPENIAKIS